A portion of the Streptomyces coeruleoprunus genome contains these proteins:
- a CDS encoding DUF721 domain-containing protein → MTTPPQHTPPQQPPAAPEPSGVDLARVALRAAKEQAKARGAAAQQKKQARRGGGLRSGARADGRDPLPLGAAINRLITERGWETPAAVGGVMGRWPQIVGEDLAKHCVPLRYDEDPQERVLTVQCDSTAWATQLRLLAPRLVARLNEDLGHGTVRAIKVLGPGGAGRRGYGPLRAPGSTGPGDTYG, encoded by the coding sequence ATGACCACACCTCCACAGCACACACCTCCCCAGCAGCCTCCCGCGGCGCCGGAGCCGTCCGGTGTGGACCTGGCACGGGTCGCGCTGCGTGCGGCGAAGGAGCAGGCCAAGGCCCGCGGTGCGGCCGCGCAGCAGAAGAAGCAGGCGCGGCGGGGCGGCGGCCTGCGCTCCGGTGCGCGCGCGGACGGGCGCGATCCGCTGCCGCTGGGCGCCGCGATCAACCGGCTGATCACCGAGCGCGGGTGGGAGACGCCCGCGGCGGTGGGCGGGGTCATGGGGCGCTGGCCGCAGATCGTGGGCGAGGACCTGGCGAAGCACTGTGTGCCGCTGCGGTACGACGAGGACCCGCAGGAGCGGGTGCTGACCGTGCAGTGCGACTCCACCGCGTGGGCCACGCAGCTGCGGCTGCTGGCGCCGCGGCTGGTGGCGCGACTGAACGAGGACCTGGGGCACGGGACCGTGCGGGCGATCAAGGTGTTGGGGCCCGGTGGTGCGGGGCGGCGCGGGTACGGGCCGCTGCGGGCGCCCGGTAGTACGGGTCCGGGCGACACGTACGGCTGA